A genomic window from Halobaculum sp. MBLA0147 includes:
- a CDS encoding sulfite exporter TauE/SafE family protein, which produces MVTGLAGVGSVGVGGSHAVVGVAYGLAQVVPPGFPVDQFLAHWWVFPASILFSLVALASGVSGALFFSPFFMLGVGLSPAQAIGAGLLTEVFGMGNGLANYVRQQVVDYRTAKWLLLGAVPSVVVGAFATHLVPTTILKLLFGGGLVFLGAFLVYYDPAEECEPGECEGSYLRQKNEGRGTTTVETADGERFEYDTCWRPPGVGLATAGGFVTGLISAGLPEVTTTQLIVRCRLPPRVAVATSVFVLGIAALAGAVVHALAATPVWYVVAWSIPGVLIGGTVGTRVGKYLPSDLMEQGLGVVFVGVGLLVVGTELFA; this is translated from the coding sequence ATGGTCACAGGACTCGCAGGGGTCGGGAGCGTCGGTGTCGGTGGCTCCCACGCGGTCGTCGGAGTGGCGTACGGACTCGCACAGGTCGTCCCGCCGGGGTTCCCGGTCGACCAGTTTCTCGCACACTGGTGGGTGTTTCCGGCGTCGATCCTCTTCTCGCTGGTCGCACTGGCGTCGGGTGTCTCGGGTGCACTGTTCTTCAGCCCGTTCTTCATGCTCGGCGTCGGGCTGAGTCCGGCACAGGCGATCGGTGCCGGCCTCCTGACGGAGGTGTTCGGCATGGGAAACGGACTGGCGAACTACGTCCGCCAACAGGTGGTCGACTACCGGACCGCGAAGTGGCTCCTGTTGGGTGCGGTGCCGTCCGTCGTGGTCGGTGCGTTCGCGACCCACCTCGTCCCGACGACGATTCTGAAGCTCCTGTTCGGGGGTGGACTCGTCTTCCTGGGTGCGTTCCTCGTCTACTACGACCCCGCCGAGGAGTGTGAGCCCGGCGAGTGTGAGGGGTCGTACCTCCGACAGAAGAACGAGGGACGGGGGACGACGACGGTCGAGACGGCGGACGGCGAGCGGTTCGAGTACGACACCTGCTGGCGACCACCCGGTGTCGGACTGGCGACGGCCGGAGGGTTCGTCACCGGACTGATCAGCGCGGGACTGCCGGAGGTGACGACGACACAGTTGATCGTCCGGTGTCGCCTCCCACCACGCGTCGCGGTCGCGACGAGCGTCTTCGTCCTCGGGATCGCGGCACTGGCCGGCGCGGTGGTCCACGCACTCGCGGCGACGCCGGTCTGGTACGTCGTCGCGTGGTCGATCCCGGGTGTGTTGATCGGCGGGACCGTCGGGACGCGCGTCGGGAAGTACCTCCCCAGCGACCTGATGGAGCAGGGGCTCGGCGTCGTGTTCGTCGGTGTCGGACTCCTCGTCGTCGGAACGGAGCTGTTCGCGTGA
- a CDS encoding aspartyl protease family protein produces MGRPASHEHDTDDVRVGVVSFHNSKETKAICNAVADLGHTPVWFGRSNLASRVAGGAASVEPPVDVAINRLLTTKATRPLCQLSLAGVVADAVPTLNHPDTVAAMLHKYRAAARLARAGVPVPDTVLSPRRTPPDDWAATVGDTAVRKPGIGTNGTGVDRVERDDVVTHHETGYLIQRFHPSRGARHSDVRVYVVDGTVVGAMRRVAPADEWRSNVALGGETEDVTDTLSESARRIAVRATEVLDLDTAGVDLVQQVPVGDRQPVAPYEDTTRTAGEPVASDTSTLSSGDTPSGGASETESGSRAGADTREETSDWAVLEVNATAGFKGLFDATGVSAAPYLAAAAVERVGGTVDTDRVHRLADELDDSLPDCAPDDVLVSDDGVAGTVGYTASVAVAGVEGATEETAKVDTGADRTTVDFEVAEAVGAGPISGTTTVRAGDGTSTRPVVPISVRIGRDWFDVTAGLADRSANRHPVLLGRDVLERFRIDPRAGPNSDPGDGQATSFEE; encoded by the coding sequence ACACCCCGGTGTGGTTCGGTCGCTCGAACCTCGCGAGTCGTGTCGCCGGCGGTGCCGCGTCGGTCGAACCACCCGTCGACGTGGCGATCAACCGACTACTGACGACGAAGGCGACACGGCCACTCTGTCAGTTGTCACTGGCGGGTGTCGTCGCCGACGCCGTCCCGACGTTGAACCACCCGGACACCGTGGCGGCGATGCTCCACAAGTACCGTGCAGCGGCGAGACTCGCCCGTGCCGGTGTCCCGGTCCCAGACACCGTGTTGTCACCGCGACGGACCCCACCGGACGACTGGGCGGCGACGGTCGGCGACACGGCCGTCCGGAAGCCGGGGATCGGGACGAACGGGACCGGCGTCGACCGCGTGGAGCGCGACGACGTGGTGACACACCACGAGACCGGGTACTTGATCCAGCGGTTCCACCCGAGTCGTGGAGCGCGCCACTCCGACGTGCGCGTCTACGTCGTCGACGGTACGGTCGTCGGTGCGATGCGGCGTGTCGCTCCCGCGGACGAGTGGCGTTCGAACGTGGCGTTGGGTGGGGAGACGGAGGACGTGACCGACACGCTCTCCGAGAGTGCGCGTCGGATCGCCGTCCGAGCGACGGAGGTGTTGGATCTCGACACTGCGGGTGTCGACCTCGTCCAGCAGGTGCCCGTCGGCGACCGGCAACCGGTCGCACCGTACGAGGACACGACGCGGACGGCTGGCGAGCCGGTGGCGTCGGACACGTCGACTCTGTCGTCGGGCGACACCCCGTCGGGTGGTGCGAGTGAGACGGAGTCTGGTTCGCGAGCGGGAGCCGACACACGAGAGGAGACGAGCGACTGGGCGGTCCTCGAGGTCAACGCCACGGCGGGGTTCAAAGGGCTGTTCGACGCCACGGGGGTGAGTGCCGCGCCGTACCTCGCGGCGGCAGCCGTCGAGCGTGTCGGTGGGACTGTCGACACGGACCGCGTCCATCGACTCGCCGACGAGCTGGACGACTCGCTTCCGGACTGTGCACCCGACGACGTGTTGGTGTCGGACGACGGTGTCGCCGGCACGGTCGGGTACACGGCCTCGGTCGCCGTCGCGGGTGTCGAGGGTGCGACGGAGGAGACGGCGAAGGTCGACACCGGGGCCGATCGGACGACGGTCGACTTCGAAGTCGCGGAGGCGGTCGGAGCGGGACCGATCTCCGGGACGACGACGGTTCGAGCCGGCGACGGCACGTCGACACGGCCGGTCGTCCCGATCTCGGTTCGGATCGGGCGTGACTGGTTCGACGTGACGGCCGGGCTGGCGGACCGGTCGGCGAACAGACACCCGGTGTTGTTGGGTCGCGACGTGTTGGAACGGTTCCGAATCGACCCACGTGCGGGCCCCAACTCCGACCCAGGTGACGGGCAGGCGACCTCGTTCGAGGAGTGA